From Micromonospora rifamycinica, a single genomic window includes:
- a CDS encoding SRPBCC domain-containing protein: MIEIGTQVDLLHPADRVWRAVTDPELLGRWFADAEPVPGRPDRWRLRTAGLSGFDTDTDVECIDRRTPELIVVRCREGTSDSLLTCSVTPTEAGCRVLVREAVEHGDWPAGQGAGREECYRQALAGRLPALLDWLAFRQVDLRRDSAAPTAVLPAALMADVGRPPARRRRATGLGVGLGVVTLALGLTGWALSRGGPPADPGAAPVVPVPGSTATPGPTRSTATARPTPTPTPSGSATPSRTPSATPSRRAPSPTPTATGSLDARYETVSTRLFGYTGEVVVDNPGGAPTPAWTVRVTLPRGSSAAEVSGADWRQDGQSVTFTGPAVPAGGSQVIRFDVRTADPVTKAPTGCTVDERPCAGL, translated from the coding sequence GTGATCGAGATCGGCACGCAGGTCGACCTGCTCCACCCCGCAGACCGGGTCTGGCGTGCGGTGACCGACCCGGAGCTGCTCGGCCGCTGGTTCGCCGACGCCGAGCCGGTCCCCGGTCGGCCGGACCGGTGGCGGCTACGGACGGCCGGGCTCTCCGGTTTCGACACCGACACCGACGTCGAGTGCATCGACCGGCGGACGCCGGAGCTGATCGTCGTACGGTGCCGTGAGGGCACCAGCGACAGCCTGTTGACCTGCTCCGTCACCCCCACCGAGGCGGGCTGCCGGGTGCTGGTCCGGGAGGCCGTGGAGCACGGCGACTGGCCCGCCGGGCAGGGCGCCGGCCGCGAGGAGTGCTACCGGCAGGCGCTGGCCGGACGCCTGCCGGCCCTGCTCGACTGGCTGGCCTTCCGACAGGTCGACCTGCGGCGGGACAGCGCCGCGCCGACCGCCGTGCTGCCGGCGGCGCTGATGGCCGACGTCGGCCGGCCGCCCGCCCGTCGCCGCCGGGCCACCGGGCTGGGCGTCGGACTGGGGGTGGTCACGCTGGCCCTCGGGCTGACCGGGTGGGCGCTGTCACGGGGCGGGCCACCCGCCGACCCCGGGGCGGCGCCGGTGGTCCCGGTGCCCGGATCCACCGCGACGCCCGGTCCCACCCGGTCCACCGCGACGGCGCGCCCGACGCCGACCCCGACGCCGAGCGGCAGCGCCACGCCGAGCCGGACCCCGTCGGCGACCCCGTCGCGGCGCGCCCCCTCCCCCACCCCCACGGCCACCGGGTCGCTGGACGCCCGCTACGAGACCGTGTCGACCCGGCTCTTCGGCTACACCGGCGAGGTGGTGGTGGACAATCCGGGCGGGGCACCGACCCCGGCCTGGACGGTGCGGGTCACCCTGCCCCGGGGCAGTTCGGCCGCCGAGGTGAGCGGGGCCGACTGGCGGCAGGACGGCCAGTCGGTCACCTTCACCGGGCCGGCCGTCCCGGCCGGCGGATCGCAGGTCATCCGGTTCGACGTGCGTACCGCCGATCCCGTCACCAAGGCCCCGACGGGCTGCACGGTCGACGAACGCCCCTGTGCCGGCCTGTGA
- a CDS encoding LacI family DNA-binding transcriptional regulator, whose product MRHVETGKPGGDLASFADHTRPVTIAAIAASAGVSIPTVSKVINGRSGVAADTRARVEAAINQHGYRRTAPVTRSNMMELVFDRIADMWGLEIIRGVERAARQHRVGVVLTEFGPQRNAIRYWIEDTLARRPDCLVMVAQLDTEQRQQLRARGIPVVVFDPTVELPEDVPFVGATNWAGGRSATRHLIELGHRRIAMIGGPEHVLCCRARLDGHRSALDAAGLPVESELVVHAGLTHEDGRAAALGLLRRPDPPTAIFACNDLQALGVYQAAREVGLRIPTDLSVVGFDDLPMAALVDPALTTVHQPLLEMASTATELALALGRGERTSQVRLELATTLTVRESTAPPVR is encoded by the coding sequence TTGAGGCACGTCGAGACGGGCAAGCCGGGTGGTGACCTGGCCTCGTTCGCCGACCACACCAGGCCGGTGACGATCGCGGCGATCGCCGCATCGGCCGGCGTGTCGATTCCCACCGTGTCGAAGGTGATCAACGGCCGGTCCGGCGTCGCGGCGGACACCCGGGCCCGGGTCGAGGCCGCCATCAACCAGCACGGCTATCGCCGGACCGCGCCGGTGACCCGCAGCAACATGATGGAGCTGGTCTTCGACCGGATCGCGGACATGTGGGGCCTGGAGATCATCCGGGGCGTCGAGCGGGCGGCCCGGCAGCACCGGGTCGGCGTCGTGCTGACGGAGTTCGGGCCGCAGCGCAACGCGATCCGGTACTGGATCGAGGACACTCTCGCCCGCCGGCCGGACTGCCTGGTCATGGTGGCCCAACTCGACACCGAGCAGCGCCAGCAGCTCCGCGCCCGGGGCATCCCGGTCGTGGTCTTCGACCCCACCGTCGAGCTGCCCGAGGACGTGCCGTTCGTCGGCGCGACGAACTGGGCCGGCGGTCGGTCGGCCACCCGGCACCTGATCGAGCTCGGTCACCGCCGGATCGCGATGATCGGCGGCCCCGAACACGTCCTGTGCTGCCGCGCCCGGCTGGACGGCCACCGGTCCGCCCTCGACGCGGCCGGTCTGCCGGTGGAGTCCGAGCTGGTCGTGCACGCCGGTCTCACCCACGAGGACGGCCGGGCCGCGGCGCTGGGCCTGCTGCGCCGCCCGGATCCTCCGACGGCGATCTTCGCCTGCAACGACCTCCAGGCCCTCGGGGTCTATCAGGCGGCCCGCGAGGTGGGGCTGCGGATCCCTACCGACCTCAGCGTGGTGGGCTTCGACGACCTGCCGATGGCCGCCCTGGTGGATCCCGCGCTGACCACCGTGCACCAGCCGTTGCTGGAGATGGCGTCGACCGCCACCGAGCTGGCCCTCGCCCTCGGGCGGGGGGAGCGCACCAGCCAGGTCCGGCTGGAGCTGGCGACCACCCTCACCGTCCGGGAGAGCACCGCGCCGCCGGTGCGGTGA
- a CDS encoding cellulase family glycosylhydrolase — MRQRAGLLAGTLAALLLAGLMVAGNAQAAAGCRVTYAVPSQWQGGFTADVKITNLGDPIAGWTLAWTFPAGQRVTQAWNTTVAATGDRATATNLSYNAAIATNGTVSFGFNGSWSGSNPAPTSFSLNGVACTGEVGGTPTPPPTTAPPSPTPTTSPSPSPSPGGDATATVAAMQPGWNLGNTLDAIPDETAWGNPLTSQALLRQVRSQGYRSIRIPVTWTDHTGPAPTYTIDPVWLGRVRQVVDWSLAEGFYVMINLHHDSWQWINGYPGDRTTVLNRYTALWTQLATTFRDHSAKLVFENINEPQFNGTADDAQSDEVLRELHLAFVRLVRQSGGTNATRLLVLPTLHTSGEQARMDALNTTISQLRDPNIAATIHFYGYWPFSVNIAGGTRYDSNVEQDLVGTFERARASFVARGIPVIIGEWALLSYDYTRPGIIERGELLKFFEAVGYHARLRNLTTMLWDAGSFLNRNTLQWRDQGIFDLMKASWTTRSATASTDQVYLPRTGAITARTLTLNLNGTSFQGLRQGSTNLVNGTDYTVSGTTLTLTASALTRLAGNRAPGVNATIEARFSQGVPWQISIISADRPTQSAATGTTASFAIPTQFRGDQLATMEAKYADGSGAGPANWTSYKEFWTHFQPDYSASTILLKPEFFAEVNDGPVTLTFHFWSGTQVTYRITKTGSSVTGSPA, encoded by the coding sequence ATGCGACAGCGAGCCGGCCTGCTCGCCGGCACGCTCGCCGCGCTGCTGCTGGCGGGCCTGATGGTCGCCGGCAACGCGCAGGCCGCCGCCGGCTGCCGCGTGACGTACGCCGTGCCCTCGCAGTGGCAGGGCGGCTTCACCGCCGACGTCAAGATCACCAACCTCGGCGACCCGATCGCCGGGTGGACCCTGGCCTGGACCTTCCCGGCCGGTCAGCGGGTCACCCAGGCCTGGAACACCACCGTCGCCGCCACCGGCGACCGGGCCACCGCCACGAACCTGAGCTACAACGCGGCGATCGCCACCAACGGCACGGTCTCCTTCGGTTTCAACGGGTCGTGGTCGGGCAGCAACCCGGCACCGACCTCGTTCTCCCTCAACGGCGTCGCCTGCACCGGCGAAGTGGGAGGCACCCCGACGCCGCCCCCCACCACCGCCCCGCCGTCCCCGACGCCGACCACCTCCCCGTCGCCGTCCCCCTCGCCCGGGGGCGACGCGACGGCCACGGTGGCCGCGATGCAACCCGGCTGGAACCTGGGCAACACCCTCGACGCCATCCCCGACGAGACGGCGTGGGGCAATCCGCTGACCAGCCAGGCGCTGCTGCGCCAGGTGCGCTCGCAGGGCTACCGCAGCATCCGGATCCCGGTGACCTGGACCGACCATACCGGACCGGCCCCGACATACACCATCGACCCGGTCTGGCTGGGCCGGGTGCGCCAGGTGGTCGACTGGTCGCTGGCCGAGGGCTTCTACGTGATGATCAACCTGCACCACGACTCCTGGCAGTGGATCAACGGGTACCCGGGTGACCGCACCACCGTGCTCAACCGGTACACCGCGCTGTGGACCCAGCTCGCCACCACCTTCCGCGACCACTCCGCCAAGCTGGTGTTCGAGAACATCAACGAGCCGCAGTTCAACGGCACCGCCGACGACGCCCAGAGCGACGAGGTGCTGCGCGAACTCCACCTGGCGTTCGTCCGCCTGGTCCGCCAGTCCGGCGGGACCAACGCCACCCGGCTGCTGGTGCTGCCCACCCTGCACACCAGCGGCGAGCAGGCCCGGATGGACGCGCTCAACACCACCATCAGCCAGCTCCGCGACCCCAACATCGCCGCGACCATCCACTTCTACGGGTACTGGCCGTTCAGCGTGAACATCGCCGGCGGCACCCGCTACGACAGCAACGTCGAGCAGGACCTCGTCGGCACCTTCGAGCGCGCCCGCGCCTCGTTCGTCGCCCGGGGCATCCCCGTGATCATCGGTGAGTGGGCGCTGCTCAGCTACGACTACACCCGGCCCGGCATCATCGAACGCGGCGAGTTGCTGAAGTTCTTCGAGGCCGTCGGCTACCACGCCCGGCTGCGCAACCTCACCACGATGCTCTGGGACGCCGGATCCTTCCTCAACCGCAACACCCTGCAATGGCGGGACCAGGGCATCTTCGACCTGATGAAGGCGAGCTGGACCACCCGCTCGGCCACCGCATCCACGGATCAGGTCTACCTGCCCCGCACCGGCGCCATCACCGCCAGGACGCTCACCCTCAACCTGAACGGCACCTCGTTCCAGGGTCTGCGGCAGGGCAGCACCAACCTGGTCAACGGCACCGACTACACCGTCTCCGGCACCACCCTCACCCTCACGGCGTCGGCGCTGACCCGCCTGGCCGGCAACCGCGCCCCGGGGGTCAACGCCACCATCGAGGCCCGCTTCTCGCAGGGCGTGCCGTGGCAGATCAGCATCATCTCCGCCGACAGGCCCACCCAGTCGGCGGCCACCGGCACCACCGCCTCGTTCGCCATCCCCACCCAGTTCCGTGGTGACCAGCTCGCCACCATGGAGGCCAAGTACGCCGACGGCAGCGGCGCCGGCCCGGCCAACTGGACCTCCTACAAGGAGTTCTGGACGCACTTCCAACCGGACTACAGCGCCAGCACCATCCTGCTGAAGCCCGAGTTCTTCGCCGAGGTCAACGACGGCCCGGTCACCCTGACCTTCCACTTCTGGAGCGGCACGCAGGTCACGTACCGCATCACGAAGACCGGAAGCTCGGTCACCGGCAGCCCGGCCTGA
- a CDS encoding DUF5682 family protein — MSSPTDPSPPAGPGLVDPAVAVTALAGHRRPYLIGVRHHSPALAVVLPRLLAGYRPEVLLLELPPELGEWLPWLADPATTAPVALAGVVGDRGGPAFYPFADFSPELVAVRWAARNGVPVVPCDLPLADPAWQEREPAGTPPPGRSFADALRAAGTGRPDDDLWDRSVEARAPGADPEAVRRAALAVGWAMRADAERGPGVSPLDLRREAWMRRCLAEAGQGRVAALVGAFHAPALLTGAQDPPPAGPAGASSVVTSLVPYTFGLLDARSGYPAGIRDPQWQQSVLAADGDPAAVESATTGAVVAVCAAIRRAGHPAGPGEAREAVRLALDLARLRGLPAPGRGELVEAIQSVLAHGEVLGRGRAVAGGMEQVLVGDRRGALAPGTPRSGLAPAVRELLTRLRLPGAGDPARELRLDPLRSALDRRREIALHRLVVCGVDYAAPAGGAGVGGVDTVTTRWRVEWSPRTEATIEVAGLRGVTLGQATEGALVERRRRERADGGPTVAAVIAGLADAARCDLAGLAARRLAEVSVTVPAEGSLGELVAALALLDRLRLGHLPGGSGMSPGELGRAVEALEGAAIRQVDGLAGAEDAASAEALATLAQRADAAGAGLRLADCLARLAAGGTPLMAAAAGAVQVLLGLREPAALGRLVASWWDTATTPTGRQQLQGRLTGLLVVAEPLLRASGEVLDGFLDRIETVPDEEFLARLPALRAGFHVVSPAGRDRLLEVVRERLDDTGPAADIAVLDDPEALLVRLRADRAGREALLREGLLTPGPAASSPEPAAVAAAARPADRRRPAGGLSTVDRWRLVLGRESARVGPRARRYATALDELYGAGRGEGAGAEAAGRAGREASFPGVREWAEELSALFGPGVREEVLARAVEAGRLDAVAELDPAAVRPSVELLRDVLTLAGGLPESTVARLRPLVARLVAELTRQLAARLRPALTGLTTPRPTPRPGGPLDLPRTLRANLATIRRDAQGRVMLVPDRPVFRSRARRGVDWRLVLVVDVSGSMEESVIWSALTAAVLAGVPALSTHFVAFSTEIVDLSDRVDDPLALLLEVSVGGGTHIAAGLRYARSLVTVPQRTMVVVISDFEEGFPMGGLLAETRALVEAGCQVLGCASLDDAGRPRYSVSAAGQLVAAGMPVAALSPLELARWVGEQVRR; from the coding sequence ATGTCCTCACCGACTGACCCGTCACCGCCGGCCGGCCCGGGGCTGGTCGATCCCGCGGTCGCGGTCACCGCGCTGGCCGGGCACCGCCGGCCGTACCTGATCGGGGTACGGCACCACTCGCCCGCGCTGGCGGTGGTGCTGCCCCGACTGCTGGCCGGGTACCGACCCGAGGTGCTTCTCCTCGAACTCCCGCCGGAGCTGGGCGAGTGGCTGCCGTGGCTCGCCGACCCGGCCACCACCGCCCCGGTGGCGCTGGCCGGGGTGGTCGGCGACCGTGGGGGGCCGGCGTTCTACCCGTTCGCCGATTTCTCCCCGGAGCTGGTCGCGGTGCGCTGGGCCGCCCGCAACGGGGTGCCGGTCGTCCCGTGTGACCTGCCGCTGGCCGACCCGGCCTGGCAGGAGCGCGAGCCGGCCGGCACCCCGCCGCCGGGCCGGTCGTTCGCCGACGCGCTGCGGGCGGCCGGCACCGGACGCCCCGACGACGACCTGTGGGACCGGTCGGTCGAGGCCCGGGCACCCGGCGCGGACCCGGAGGCGGTCCGCCGGGCGGCGCTCGCGGTCGGCTGGGCGATGCGGGCCGACGCCGAGCGGGGGCCGGGGGTGTCCCCCCTCGACCTGCGGCGGGAGGCGTGGATGCGGCGGTGCCTGGCCGAGGCGGGGCAGGGCCGGGTCGCCGCCCTGGTCGGCGCATTCCATGCCCCGGCGCTGCTGACCGGCGCGCAGGACCCGCCACCGGCCGGCCCGGCGGGTGCGTCGTCGGTGGTGACCTCGCTGGTGCCGTACACGTTCGGGCTGCTCGACGCCCGGTCGGGCTACCCGGCCGGCATCCGCGATCCGCAGTGGCAGCAGTCGGTGCTCGCCGCCGACGGTGACCCCGCGGCCGTCGAGTCGGCGACGACCGGCGCGGTGGTGGCGGTCTGTGCGGCGATCCGCCGGGCCGGTCACCCAGCCGGTCCGGGCGAGGCCCGGGAGGCGGTCCGGCTCGCGCTCGACCTGGCCCGGCTGCGCGGCCTGCCGGCACCGGGCCGGGGTGAGCTGGTCGAGGCGATCCAGAGCGTGCTCGCCCACGGCGAGGTCCTCGGTCGGGGCCGCGCGGTGGCCGGCGGGATGGAACAGGTGCTCGTCGGCGACCGGCGGGGCGCGTTGGCCCCCGGCACCCCGCGCTCCGGGCTGGCCCCGGCGGTGCGCGAGCTGCTGACCCGGTTGCGTCTGCCCGGGGCCGGCGACCCGGCCCGGGAGCTGCGGCTGGACCCGCTCCGGTCCGCCCTGGACCGGCGGCGGGAGATCGCGCTGCACCGGCTGGTGGTCTGCGGTGTCGACTACGCCGCGCCGGCCGGCGGCGCGGGGGTCGGCGGGGTGGATACTGTCACCACCCGTTGGCGGGTGGAGTGGTCCCCCCGGACCGAGGCGACGATCGAGGTGGCCGGGCTGCGCGGGGTGACCCTGGGGCAGGCCACCGAGGGTGCGCTGGTGGAGCGGCGACGGCGGGAACGGGCCGACGGGGGGCCGACCGTCGCCGCGGTGATCGCGGGGTTGGCGGACGCCGCGCGGTGCGACCTGGCCGGGTTGGCCGCGCGCCGGCTCGCCGAGGTGTCGGTCACCGTGCCGGCGGAGGGCAGCCTCGGTGAGCTGGTCGCCGCGTTGGCGCTGCTCGACCGGCTGCGCCTCGGCCACCTGCCCGGTGGGTCCGGGATGTCGCCGGGTGAGCTGGGGCGGGCCGTCGAGGCGCTGGAGGGCGCGGCGATCCGGCAGGTCGACGGGCTGGCCGGTGCCGAGGACGCGGCCAGTGCCGAGGCGTTGGCCACGCTCGCCCAGCGGGCCGACGCGGCCGGGGCGGGGTTGCGCCTGGCCGACTGTCTGGCCCGGCTCGCCGCCGGGGGCACCCCGCTGATGGCCGCCGCGGCCGGCGCGGTCCAGGTCCTGCTCGGCCTGCGGGAGCCGGCGGCCCTCGGCCGGCTCGTCGCGTCCTGGTGGGACACCGCGACCACGCCCACCGGGCGGCAGCAGCTCCAGGGACGGCTGACCGGGCTGCTGGTCGTCGCCGAACCGCTGCTGCGGGCCAGCGGTGAGGTGCTGGACGGCTTCCTCGACCGGATCGAGACGGTGCCCGACGAGGAGTTCCTCGCCCGGCTACCGGCGCTGCGTGCCGGCTTCCACGTGGTCAGCCCGGCGGGCCGGGACCGGCTGCTGGAGGTGGTCCGGGAACGGCTCGACGACACCGGTCCGGCGGCCGACATCGCGGTGCTCGACGATCCGGAGGCCCTGCTGGTCCGGCTGCGCGCCGACCGGGCCGGTCGGGAGGCGCTGCTGCGGGAGGGCCTGCTCACCCCCGGTCCGGCGGCGTCGTCGCCGGAGCCGGCGGCGGTCGCCGCCGCGGCGCGGCCGGCGGACCGGCGCAGGCCCGCCGGTGGGCTCTCGACGGTGGACCGGTGGCGGCTCGTGCTCGGCCGGGAGTCCGCCCGGGTGGGGCCGCGCGCCCGCCGCTACGCCACCGCGCTCGACGAGCTGTATGGCGCGGGCCGGGGCGAAGGGGCCGGTGCCGAGGCGGCCGGTCGGGCCGGTCGGGAGGCGTCGTTTCCCGGCGTACGCGAGTGGGCGGAGGAGCTGTCCGCCCTGTTCGGCCCCGGGGTGCGTGAGGAGGTGTTGGCGCGGGCCGTCGAGGCGGGCCGGCTGGACGCGGTCGCCGAGCTGGATCCGGCGGCGGTGCGTCCGTCCGTCGAGTTGCTCCGGGACGTGCTCACCCTCGCGGGCGGTCTGCCGGAGTCCACGGTGGCGCGGCTGCGACCACTGGTCGCCCGCCTGGTGGCGGAGCTGACCAGGCAGTTGGCCGCCCGGTTGCGCCCGGCGCTGACCGGGCTGACCACCCCCCGTCCCACCCCCCGGCCGGGCGGGCCGCTGGACCTGCCCCGGACGCTGCGGGCCAACCTGGCCACCATCCGCCGCGACGCGCAGGGGCGGGTCATGCTGGTGCCGGACCGGCCGGTGTTCCGCAGCCGCGCCCGTCGGGGGGTGGACTGGCGGCTGGTGCTCGTCGTCGACGTCTCCGGTTCGATGGAGGAGTCGGTGATCTGGTCGGCGCTCACCGCCGCCGTGCTGGCCGGTGTCCCGGCGCTCAGCACCCACTTCGTCGCCTTCTCCACCGAGATCGTGGACCTCTCCGACCGGGTGGACGACCCGCTGGCCCTGCTGCTGGAGGTCAGCGTCGGCGGGGGCACCCACATCGCGGCCGGGTTGCGGTACGCCCGGTCGTTGGTCACCGTGCCGCAGCGGACGATGGTGGTCGTGATCAGCGACTTCGAGGAGGGCTTCCCGATGGGTGGACTGCTGGCGGAGACCCGGGCGTTGGTCGAGGCGGGCTGCCAGGTGCTGGGCTGCGCCAGCCTGGACGACGCCGGTCGGCCCCGCTACTCGGTGTCGGCGGCGGGCCAGCTGGTGGCGGCGGGCATGCCGGTCGCCGCGTTGAGCCCGCTGGAGCTGGCCCGGTGGGTCGGCGAGCAGGTCCGCCGATGA
- a CDS encoding AAA family ATPase: MTTATTPAARQVQPAEHAHATELAFLAAYDDGPRPPGWRLTPRAVVTFIVGSGGAPLELPRQARRDDLPRTLAVAAKFVGERALVERCVVTLAGERGLLLVGEPGTAKSMLSELLSAAICGTSELVVQGTAGTTEDQLRYGWNYALLLAHGPSAAALVPSPILSAMRTGAVARVEEITRCLPEVQDALVSILSDRRIAVPELSGTAEATVPAAPGFTLIATANLRDRGVSEMSAALKRRFNFETVGPIGDLAQEVALVARQARATLERVHAPFAVDDAVLEALVTAFRDLRAGRSVEGWEVERPSTVMSTAEAVAVASSLALAAAYFPGDRDVLSLLPGHLLGVVRKDDPADGAKLLGYWDGAVRRRAEDGGRLWRQLWELRDVLTD, encoded by the coding sequence ATGACCACCGCGACCACCCCGGCGGCTCGCCAGGTCCAGCCGGCCGAGCACGCCCACGCCACCGAGCTGGCCTTCCTCGCCGCGTACGACGACGGGCCCCGACCGCCGGGTTGGCGGCTGACCCCCCGTGCGGTGGTCACCTTCATCGTGGGCAGTGGCGGTGCCCCGCTGGAGCTGCCCCGGCAGGCCCGCCGCGACGACCTGCCCCGCACCCTGGCCGTGGCCGCCAAGTTCGTCGGGGAACGGGCACTGGTCGAACGCTGCGTCGTCACCCTGGCCGGGGAACGGGGCCTGCTGCTCGTCGGCGAACCGGGCACCGCCAAGTCGATGCTGTCGGAGCTGCTGTCCGCCGCGATCTGCGGCACCAGCGAGCTGGTCGTGCAGGGCACCGCGGGGACCACCGAGGACCAGCTCCGGTACGGCTGGAACTACGCCCTGCTGCTCGCGCACGGGCCGAGCGCCGCCGCGCTGGTGCCGTCGCCGATCCTGTCCGCGATGCGGACCGGCGCGGTGGCCCGGGTGGAGGAGATCACCCGCTGTCTGCCGGAGGTCCAGGACGCGCTGGTGTCCATCCTGTCCGACCGGCGGATCGCGGTGCCCGAGCTGTCCGGCACCGCCGAGGCGACCGTGCCCGCCGCCCCCGGCTTCACGCTGATCGCGACCGCCAACCTGCGCGACCGGGGGGTGTCGGAGATGTCGGCGGCGCTCAAACGCCGGTTCAACTTCGAGACGGTCGGCCCGATCGGCGACCTCGCCCAGGAGGTCGCCCTGGTGGCGCGGCAGGCCCGCGCCACGCTGGAGCGGGTGCACGCCCCGTTCGCGGTCGACGACGCGGTGTTGGAGGCGCTGGTCACCGCGTTCCGGGACCTGCGGGCGGGGCGGTCGGTCGAGGGCTGGGAGGTGGAGCGGCCCTCCACGGTGATGAGCACCGCCGAGGCGGTGGCGGTCGCGTCGTCGCTGGCGCTGGCGGCGGCCTACTTCCCCGGTGACCGGGACGTGCTGTCGCTGCTGCCGGGGCACCTGCTCGGCGTGGTCCGCAAGGACGACCCCGCCGACGGGGCCAAGCTGCTCGGCTACTGGGACGGCGCGGTCCGGCGGCGGGCCGAGGACGGCGGACGGCTGTGGCGGCAACTCTGGGAACTGCGCGATGTCCTCACCGACTGA